Proteins encoded by one window of Candidatus Aramenus sp. CH1:
- a CDS encoding zinc ribbon domain-containing protein codes for MVLSQVGAIVNKLYDGINTYLVVEYNTSRFCAYHGAEVDRRPRGVVNCPFGRKLHTNVSGALNIVKLEVKKSTLWKTSLSFLFTSRGISFKGE; via the coding sequence TTGGTCTTATCGCAAGTTGGCGCTATAGTGAACAAGCTTTACGATGGTATAAACACATATCTAGTTGTTGAGTATAACACGTCAAGATTCTGCGCTTACCACGGCGCTGAAGTTGATAGAAGGCCTAGGGGAGTCGTAAACTGTCCTTTTGGCCGTAAACTTCACACCAACGTTAGCGGAGCGTTAAACATTGTGAAACTAGAAGTGAAGAAGTCAACGCTTTGGAAAACCTCTCTTTCCTTTCTCTTCACATCACGGGGTATCTCCTTTAAGGGGGAGTAA
- a CDS encoding universal stress protein, with translation MFERILVAYDGSENAKRALLQGIELAKLFNSRLFVVEAIDVTVFYNAGILPPLSALKDLEKKAKADMAEATELAKSQGVDVITDVIEGDPATSVLDYAEKNNVDLILVGSRGLSRFKKAFLGSVSTAILNHAKVPVMVVK, from the coding sequence ATGTTTGAAAGAATACTCGTGGCCTACGATGGTTCAGAGAACGCCAAGAGAGCGTTATTACAAGGAATAGAGTTAGCAAAGCTATTTAACTCACGTCTGTTCGTAGTGGAGGCAATAGACGTGACGGTGTTCTATAACGCAGGGATATTGCCCCCGCTCTCGGCCCTAAAAGACCTAGAGAAAAAGGCTAAGGCGGATATGGCCGAGGCAACGGAGCTGGCAAAAAGCCAAGGAGTGGACGTCATCACGGACGTGATTGAGGGAGATCCTGCCACTTCAGTCCTAGACTACGCCGAAAAGAACAACGTCGATTTAATACTAGTGGGTAGTCGTGGACTCTCCAGGTTTAAGAAGGCCTTCCTGGGTAGCGTGTCCACTGCTATACTCAACCACGCCAAGGTACCGGTAATGGTAGTGAAGTAG
- a CDS encoding PaREP1 family protein — MEELIKRAEEKGINVEDLIIAAIAVKDPKESLKVRMELAEKYLNEVKEYLKKGDPVQASEKAYKVAEEVVKALAEKYNINEYQQFIKDRWYIYTLGKAVNTLAHIVGDWIISGWSSAYYLHVWGFHEMKLGVEDIKSYVETVRKMFEECERILMKELS, encoded by the coding sequence GTGGAAGAGTTAATAAAGAGGGCTGAAGAAAAAGGGATAAATGTGGAGGATTTGATAATAGCTGCAATAGCTGTGAAGGACCCTAAAGAGAGCTTAAAGGTAAGGATGGAATTAGCTGAGAAATACCTTAATGAAGTTAAGGAATATCTTAAAAAAGGCGATCCCGTTCAAGCTTCTGAGAAGGCATATAAAGTGGCTGAAGAGGTAGTAAAGGCTTTGGCTGAAAAGTACAACATAAACGAGTACCAACAGTTCATCAAAGATAGATGGTATATTTACACTCTGGGAAAAGCAGTAAACACTTTAGCTCATATAGTTGGTGACTGGATAATTAGCGGGTGGAGCAGTGCGTATTATCTTCACGTCTGGGGATTTCACGAGATGAAGCTAGGTGTAGAGGATATTAAATCGTATGTTGAAACGGTAAGGAAGATGTTTGAAGAGTGCGAAAGAATTCTCATGAAAGAACTCTCTTGA